One genomic segment of Hordeum vulgare subsp. vulgare chromosome 2H, MorexV3_pseudomolecules_assembly, whole genome shotgun sequence includes these proteins:
- the LOC123426800 gene encoding protein FAR1-RELATED SEQUENCE 11 isoform X2, with protein MERPNSGEEGEGDSPNETRISLETAAAEADDSVPYIGQRFLTHEAAYELYSGFAKQCGFSIRRHRTEGKDGVGKGLTRRYFVCHRAGNTPAKPFDDGAKQQRNRKSSRCGCQAYLRIGRDAGAGGLEWRVTGFSNHHNHELLRQDEVRFLPAYRVISDSDRDRILVFAKSGISVQQMMRIMELEKCVQPGTLPFTEKDVRNLIQSFRRFEHQEESVDLLQMCRNVKEKDPNFSCALLREENLQSFTWALQVFLNFMNRKAPQTILTDQNKYLKEAVQKELPNTKHAFSIGLLASRFPSWFSAVLGGHYNDWEVEFYRLYNMESTMDFDLGWSDMVSCYGLHGNRHIASLFASRNLWASPYLRGHFLAGLTALPGVSKIKDFIQRLLSTQICLSRFIEQVAIVVDYKDQAGEQQIAQQSLENTILKTAAPVEGHAAAVFTPYAFCKLQDELVGAAHYAYFHLEGNAYLVRHHTTTDGGCNVTWNQKEELISCSCQMFESSGILCRHALRLLTTLNYFQIPDHYVPVRWRRTQAQPSKSLISAPHYGRSYERVKELQSMVAVLVSEASQSEERMDLATQEVSVLLSRIKQQPVVANVSGDSVRRLW; from the exons ATGGAAAGACCCAACagcggggaggagggagaaggggacTCTCCCAACGAGACGAGGATCTCGCTGGAGACGGCGGCGGCAGAGGCGGACGACTCCGTCCCTTACATAGGGCAGCGGTTCCTGACACACGAAGCGGCGTACGAGCTCTACAGCGGGTTCGCAAAGCAGTGCGGGTTCTCGATCCGGCGGCACCGCACGGAGGGGAAGGATGGCGTGGGCAAGGGGCTGACCCGGCGGTACTTCGTGTGCCACCGCGCCGGCAACACGCCGGCGAAGCCCTTCGACGACGGCGCGAAGCAGCAGAGGAACAGGAAGTCCTCCCGCTGCGGGTGCCAGGCGTACCTACGCATTGGCAGGGATGCGGGAGCTGGTGGTCTGGAGTGGCGGGTCACGGGGTTCTCTAACCACCACAACCATGAGCTCCTCCGGCAGGATGAAGTGCGTTTTCTCCCGGCGTACCGTGTCATCTCGGACTCGGACAGAGACAGGATCTTGGTGTTTGCAAAATCTGGGATCTCTGTGCAGCAGATGATGAGGATAATGGAGCTGGAGAAGTGCGTCCAGCCAGGGACTCTCCCATTTACTGAGAAGGATGTGAGAAATCTCATACAGTCCTTCAGGAGGTTCGAGCATCAGGAGGAGAGTGTTGACCTGCTTCAGATGTGCAGAAATGTTAAGGAGAAGGATCCCAATTTCAG TTGCGCACTTCTGAGGGAAGAAAATCTGCAATCCTTCACATGGGCATTACAG GTGTTTCTTAACTTCATGAACAGAAAAGCCCCTCAAACAATATTGACTGATCAAAATAAGTATCTCAAAGAAGCAGTTCAAAAGGAGCTACCAAACACAAAGCATGCCTTCTCCATCGGGCTTCTTGCATCCAGGTTTCCATCTTGGTTCAGTGCAGTTCTCGGGGGACACTATAATGACtgggaagttgagttctataggcTCTACAACATGGAAAGCACAATGGACTTTGATCTTGGATGGAGTGACATGGTGAGCTGCTATGGATTGCATGGAAATAGGCACATTGCTAGCCTGTTTGCATCACGGAACCTTTGGGCATCGCCATATTTGAGAGGACATTTTTTGGCAGGGCTGACTGCTTTGCCAGGAGTTTCAAAAATAAAGGATTTCATTCAGCGGCTGTTGAGCACTCAGATATGCCTATCCCGTTTCATTGAGCAG gttgctattgttgttgactACAAAGATCAAGCTGGGGAACAGCAAATAGCGCAACAGAGCTTGGAAAACACAATTCTCAAGACAGCAGCTCCAGTGGAAGGACATGCTGCTGCTGTTTTCACCCCATACGCGTTCTGTAAGCTACAGGATGAGCTTGTGGGGGCTGCCCATTATGCATACTTCCACTTGGAAGGGAATGCTTATCTTGTCCGGCACCATACCACGACAGATGGCGGTTGCAATGTCACATGGAACCAAAAGGAAGAGCTAATTTCTTGCAGCTGCCAAATGTTTGAATCATCAGGGATCCTCTGCCGGCATGCCCTCCGTTTGCTCACAACACTAAACTACTTTCAGATTCCGGACCATTACGTTCCTGTCCGATGGCGTAGAACCCAGGCACAACCTTCCAAGTCATTGATCAGCGCTCCTCATTATGGCAGATCATATGAGAGGGTAAAAGAGCTCCAGTCCATGGTTGCAGTTCTGGTGAGCGAAGCAAGCCAATCAGAGGAACGGATGGATCTCGCGACACAGGAGGTCTCTGTCCTGCTGTCCCGGATAAAGCAGCAACCTGTTGTGGCTAATGTTTCAGGTGATAGTGTTCGTCGGCTGTGGTGA
- the LOC123426800 gene encoding protein FAR1-RELATED SEQUENCE 11 isoform X1 has protein sequence MERPNSGEEGEGDSPNETRISLETAAAEADDSVPYIGQRFLTHEAAYELYSGFAKQCGFSIRRHRTEGKDGVGKGLTRRYFVCHRAGNTPAKPFDDGAKQQRNRKSSRCGCQAYLRIGRDAGAGGLEWRVTGFSNHHNHELLRQDEVRFLPAYRVISDSDRDRILVFAKSGISVQQMMRIMELEKCVQPGTLPFTEKDVRNLIQSFRRFEHQEESVDLLQMCRNVKEKDPNFRYDFTKDANNCLENIAWSYASSIQSYEVFGDAVVFDTTHRLISIDMALGIWIGMNNHGMPCFFSCALLREENLQSFTWALQVFLNFMNRKAPQTILTDQNKYLKEAVQKELPNTKHAFSIGLLASRFPSWFSAVLGGHYNDWEVEFYRLYNMESTMDFDLGWSDMVSCYGLHGNRHIASLFASRNLWASPYLRGHFLAGLTALPGVSKIKDFIQRLLSTQICLSRFIEQVAIVVDYKDQAGEQQIAQQSLENTILKTAAPVEGHAAAVFTPYAFCKLQDELVGAAHYAYFHLEGNAYLVRHHTTTDGGCNVTWNQKEELISCSCQMFESSGILCRHALRLLTTLNYFQIPDHYVPVRWRRTQAQPSKSLISAPHYGRSYERVKELQSMVAVLVSEASQSEERMDLATQEVSVLLSRIKQQPVVANVSGDSVRRLW, from the exons ATGGAAAGACCCAACagcggggaggagggagaaggggacTCTCCCAACGAGACGAGGATCTCGCTGGAGACGGCGGCGGCAGAGGCGGACGACTCCGTCCCTTACATAGGGCAGCGGTTCCTGACACACGAAGCGGCGTACGAGCTCTACAGCGGGTTCGCAAAGCAGTGCGGGTTCTCGATCCGGCGGCACCGCACGGAGGGGAAGGATGGCGTGGGCAAGGGGCTGACCCGGCGGTACTTCGTGTGCCACCGCGCCGGCAACACGCCGGCGAAGCCCTTCGACGACGGCGCGAAGCAGCAGAGGAACAGGAAGTCCTCCCGCTGCGGGTGCCAGGCGTACCTACGCATTGGCAGGGATGCGGGAGCTGGTGGTCTGGAGTGGCGGGTCACGGGGTTCTCTAACCACCACAACCATGAGCTCCTCCGGCAGGATGAAGTGCGTTTTCTCCCGGCGTACCGTGTCATCTCGGACTCGGACAGAGACAGGATCTTGGTGTTTGCAAAATCTGGGATCTCTGTGCAGCAGATGATGAGGATAATGGAGCTGGAGAAGTGCGTCCAGCCAGGGACTCTCCCATTTACTGAGAAGGATGTGAGAAATCTCATACAGTCCTTCAGGAGGTTCGAGCATCAGGAGGAGAGTGTTGACCTGCTTCAGATGTGCAGAAATGTTAAGGAGAAGGATCCCAATTTCAGGTACGACTTCACCAAAGATGCGAACAACTGCCTTGAGAACATTGCCTGGTCATACGCATCATCGATTCAGTCTTATGAGGTATTTGGTGATGCTGTTGTGTTTGACACCACTCATCGGCTAATTTCTATTGACATGGCACTGGGTATTTGGATTGGAATGAACAATCATGGGATGCCTTGCTTCTTCAGTTGCGCACTTCTGAGGGAAGAAAATCTGCAATCCTTCACATGGGCATTACAG GTGTTTCTTAACTTCATGAACAGAAAAGCCCCTCAAACAATATTGACTGATCAAAATAAGTATCTCAAAGAAGCAGTTCAAAAGGAGCTACCAAACACAAAGCATGCCTTCTCCATCGGGCTTCTTGCATCCAGGTTTCCATCTTGGTTCAGTGCAGTTCTCGGGGGACACTATAATGACtgggaagttgagttctataggcTCTACAACATGGAAAGCACAATGGACTTTGATCTTGGATGGAGTGACATGGTGAGCTGCTATGGATTGCATGGAAATAGGCACATTGCTAGCCTGTTTGCATCACGGAACCTTTGGGCATCGCCATATTTGAGAGGACATTTTTTGGCAGGGCTGACTGCTTTGCCAGGAGTTTCAAAAATAAAGGATTTCATTCAGCGGCTGTTGAGCACTCAGATATGCCTATCCCGTTTCATTGAGCAG gttgctattgttgttgactACAAAGATCAAGCTGGGGAACAGCAAATAGCGCAACAGAGCTTGGAAAACACAATTCTCAAGACAGCAGCTCCAGTGGAAGGACATGCTGCTGCTGTTTTCACCCCATACGCGTTCTGTAAGCTACAGGATGAGCTTGTGGGGGCTGCCCATTATGCATACTTCCACTTGGAAGGGAATGCTTATCTTGTCCGGCACCATACCACGACAGATGGCGGTTGCAATGTCACATGGAACCAAAAGGAAGAGCTAATTTCTTGCAGCTGCCAAATGTTTGAATCATCAGGGATCCTCTGCCGGCATGCCCTCCGTTTGCTCACAACACTAAACTACTTTCAGATTCCGGACCATTACGTTCCTGTCCGATGGCGTAGAACCCAGGCACAACCTTCCAAGTCATTGATCAGCGCTCCTCATTATGGCAGATCATATGAGAGGGTAAAAGAGCTCCAGTCCATGGTTGCAGTTCTGGTGAGCGAAGCAAGCCAATCAGAGGAACGGATGGATCTCGCGACACAGGAGGTCTCTGTCCTGCTGTCCCGGATAAAGCAGCAACCTGTTGTGGCTAATGTTTCAGGTGATAGTGTTCGTCGGCTGTGGTGA